A genomic segment from bacterium encodes:
- a CDS encoding right-handed parallel beta-helix repeat-containing protein, which produces MTAVSILFCSSAQARTYYVRVGGSNSASGLSWSTAWATPSYTNGRIAAGDTVLFGSGRWLNSQIVAPTGGASSRRTVYACSTLTVATKNSAIISGAEPVTNWTAHSGNIWRATWSGSSCFDPGDGGKSYTLTQNDQLFEPMSSLAGVNAAGKFFHNLSTNTIYAWPFGNVNPNSSEMLCSCKPPVIFESENQDHVLFFGLDFRMGKQGTIVWRAGADSIAFSHCNLSRTANLELANAAVIMSSHFVSNYSQSSRNLWGRFNSFTSCSVSVASAEQSGVYQHNGSGAILYDQDRAVFDSCVFYQLPGDGVMFKLSYTDPTSAHGEFNVVRHCTFENIEGFGVDIYTGNYRDSIYGNTFINNEYAGIQIGGGEVDPSDWGYHFIANNTFYRCNIAAQYRDPDDSLKGVFLYNVIYDMEYNPSNENYFMTLTRPGHTTDDKVTVDSNIWFDPSNSFSGRLKTGAVNWTGWRNAGFDARGTWANPNLADPGNRDFSRPSSSQEMNRTYGGKTWTRYGAWQPPSGPCTVPGVPSLVAPINAATGLLLPLVIDWSDVATATSYQLQIDDNADFSSPILTQTTGVSTYQATSLSSGISLYWRVRAQNGCGSGSWSSSRVFIVLCPTTAAPTLLSPSLGATNMAQPVALDWANVTDALLYEVQVDNNSDFSSPNISQQTTTSAYSAGGLSSGTLFFWRTRAQNICGWGSWSVNRTFTTAGGDATPPVISGVTAKNITSNSALITWTTNEAATTQIDYGITTNYGSTTVLNSNLSTTHSQAISGLSQFTTYYFRVRSRDANGNESVSSSYVLMTTEPLIDLDSGIQPTVSSSFAGYSPSRITDDVLNPYGGTSTTWAATESSLLPHWVEVDFGSSRVVKRVVIYWAWNSTQSRWMTSQNFRIQTWNGQAFADVATVNSATADSCSFFSIPATTTTRIRYYQPANMGPTTYSSVLWISELDIFGLVNTAPSQPQLSSPADGSLLNTLSPSVTLGNSFDSEGTPVKYNFQVSTNSSFSNIVAETSDQAQGSMGTTTWVVSPTLTAGATYHWRARSHDDFMFSNFTSPRSFVLSPTAVAFICGDVDRSGVVTVSDVVNLINFIFFGGAAPNPLQAADVDCSGIVTISDVVYLINYIFGGGQSSCAGC; this is translated from the coding sequence ATGACGGCTGTTTCGATCCTGTTCTGCTCAAGCGCTCAGGCAAGGACATACTACGTCCGCGTTGGCGGAAGCAATTCAGCCAGTGGACTCAGCTGGTCGACGGCCTGGGCAACTCCCAGCTACACAAATGGTCGAATCGCCGCCGGTGATACGGTTTTGTTTGGCTCTGGTCGCTGGTTAAACTCGCAGATAGTGGCACCAACCGGAGGGGCATCTTCGAGACGAACAGTTTATGCCTGCTCAACTCTAACAGTTGCGACAAAGAATTCCGCGATCATCAGTGGTGCCGAACCGGTGACAAACTGGACAGCACACAGTGGAAACATCTGGCGGGCGACTTGGTCAGGGAGTTCTTGTTTTGATCCGGGCGATGGCGGTAAATCCTACACATTAACTCAAAATGACCAATTGTTCGAGCCGATGTCAAGTCTTGCCGGCGTAAATGCAGCAGGTAAATTCTTTCACAACCTCTCAACTAACACGATTTATGCGTGGCCATTTGGCAATGTCAATCCGAATTCTTCCGAAATGCTCTGTTCATGCAAACCTCCGGTGATATTCGAAAGCGAAAATCAGGATCACGTTTTGTTTTTCGGGCTCGATTTCCGAATGGGTAAGCAGGGGACCATAGTCTGGCGCGCTGGCGCCGACAGTATTGCTTTCTCTCACTGCAACCTGAGTAGAACAGCCAATCTGGAACTGGCAAATGCGGCAGTGATTATGTCGAGTCACTTCGTCTCCAACTACAGTCAAAGCTCGCGAAATCTGTGGGGAAGATTCAATTCATTCACTTCGTGCTCGGTAAGCGTCGCTTCCGCTGAACAGTCAGGTGTGTACCAGCACAACGGATCCGGAGCGATCCTCTATGATCAGGATAGAGCAGTCTTTGATTCCTGCGTTTTCTACCAACTGCCTGGTGACGGTGTGATGTTCAAATTATCCTACACCGATCCCACAAGCGCACACGGTGAATTCAATGTTGTGCGGCACTGTACCTTTGAGAATATCGAGGGTTTCGGAGTGGACATTTACACTGGCAACTATCGCGATTCCATATACGGCAATACCTTTATTAACAATGAATATGCGGGCATTCAAATCGGTGGTGGCGAAGTCGATCCATCTGACTGGGGCTATCATTTCATCGCAAACAATACATTCTATCGCTGCAATATTGCCGCCCAATACCGGGATCCGGATGACAGTCTCAAAGGCGTCTTCCTCTACAATGTCATCTACGACATGGAGTATAATCCTTCAAATGAAAACTACTTCATGACATTGACCCGTCCCGGCCACACTACTGATGACAAAGTCACAGTCGATTCCAATATCTGGTTCGATCCGTCAAATTCGTTTTCTGGCCGCCTCAAAACGGGAGCTGTAAACTGGACTGGATGGCGGAATGCCGGTTTTGATGCTCGCGGCACTTGGGCGAACCCAAATCTCGCCGATCCCGGCAACAGAGACTTTTCACGGCCATCCTCCTCCCAGGAAATGAACCGCACCTACGGCGGTAAGACCTGGACCCGCTACGGCGCATGGCAGCCGCCCAGCGGCCCGTGCACTGTGCCCGGCGTGCCATCACTCGTAGCGCCGATAAACGCCGCTACCGGCTTGCTCCTGCCGTTAGTCATCGACTGGAGCGATGTCGCGACAGCAACTTCCTACCAACTGCAAATTGACGACAATGCAGATTTTTCGAGCCCGATCCTGACACAGACGACTGGCGTCTCGACCTACCAAGCTACGTCCCTGAGTTCGGGTATCTCACTATACTGGCGCGTCCGTGCCCAAAACGGCTGCGGCTCCGGCAGCTGGAGTAGTTCACGAGTGTTCATTGTCCTTTGCCCAACAACGGCAGCGCCGACTCTCCTTTCACCATCGCTCGGCGCAACGAATATGGCCCAACCGGTTGCACTCGATTGGGCAAACGTCACCGATGCGTTGCTCTATGAAGTTCAAGTAGACAACAATTCCGATTTTTCAAGTCCGAACATCAGTCAACAAACAACTACGTCTGCGTACTCAGCCGGTGGACTCAGTTCAGGAACGCTCTTCTTTTGGCGCACGCGGGCACAAAACATATGTGGATGGGGAAGTTGGAGTGTGAACCGTACATTCACGACAGCGGGCGGCGACGCAACCCCGCCGGTCATTTCCGGGGTTACTGCCAAGAATATCACATCCAACAGCGCTTTGATCACATGGACTACCAACGAGGCTGCCACCACGCAAATTGACTACGGAATTACGACTAACTACGGCTCCACTACAGTGCTCAATTCGAACCTTTCGACAACTCACTCTCAGGCGATCTCCGGTCTGTCTCAATTTACTACCTACTATTTCCGGGTCCGTTCGCGCGATGCCAATGGCAATGAATCCGTCAGCAGTAGTTACGTTTTGATGACAACTGAGCCCTTGATCGATCTCGATAGCGGAATCCAGCCGACAGTTTCAAGCAGCTTTGCTGGTTACTCGCCTTCGCGAATTACCGACGATGTGCTGAATCCTTACGGCGGTACTTCAACTACCTGGGCTGCAACCGAGAGTTCTCTCTTGCCTCACTGGGTCGAGGTCGACTTCGGATCAAGCCGTGTCGTCAAGCGCGTAGTAATCTATTGGGCGTGGAACTCCACGCAATCGCGTTGGATGACTTCTCAGAACTTCCGCATTCAGACATGGAACGGCCAGGCATTTGCCGATGTCGCAACCGTCAACAGCGCTACTGCCGACAGCTGCTCCTTCTTTTCAATACCTGCCACAACAACCACGCGTATCAGGTATTATCAGCCCGCAAACATGGGACCAACGACTTACTCGTCAGTCCTGTGGATAAGCGAACTCGACATATTTGGATTGGTGAACACGGCACCGAGCCAGCCTCAGTTGTCGAGCCCGGCGGATGGCAGTCTACTCAACACACTCTCGCCATCGGTTACTCTCGGTAATTCCTTTGATTCCGAAGGCACACCTGTGAAATACAATTTCCAGGTATCTACAAATTCGAGTTTCTCCAACATTGTCGCCGAGACATCCGACCAAGCACAGGGAAGCATGGGTACAACCACTTGGGTTGTAAGCCCCACTCTCACCGCCGGAGCAACCTACCACTGGCGGGCACGTTCGCACGACGACTTCATGTTCTCGAATTTCACCTCACCGCGCTCCTTTGTTCTCAGCCCGACTGCAGTAGCATTCATCTGCGGCGATGTCGATCGATCCGGGGTTGTTACGGTCTCCGATGTCGTGAACCTAATCAACTTCATCTTCTTCGGCGGCGCAGCGCCAAACCCGCTCCAAGCAGCAGATGTCGATTGCAGTGGAATCGTCACCATCTCTGATGTAGTCTACCTGATTAACTACATTTTTGGCGGCGGACAGTCTTCTTGCGCCGGCTGCTAA
- a CDS encoding sigma 54-interacting transcriptional regulator — MFQTLLARDQQNSKPVVLKRPQPDREIPQSDLSSILRSSFEATRYWKHPGILVPFAGYDHDGAFEIALRYINDDHRSSLTSDLLLRHAEEILPQLFSAIDFIHLMRFVHCDLKPENIFVVRSDGKLRLLITDLDLVRPIGSKPLGKIVGTRPFMAPEVLEDDIFVAQSDYYSLGVILFLLCHRDQSLRERLSGESAKQELAGITEAECDFVDDLKWLAPVVSELLVRHYQLRPPALLPLLTKLNPRLWPDRSTLERSLFLHDLRSSYRRYLAENPRGKSSPADFVRSNQRLFGIPDEILSTLAKDLGSKPKIQYRLLKEVADNSAIAVNAGRWNLLVPVGTARLTVEQLLVESGVNVTLEVQSLSRRALLRRAINLETSGNLLFAALWLERFLDSLPDQEKSALGVVIQLKIAHLLQVARFYDEADSRYRVLLEDKELLPRYRAVAMRGLVDLYRFSIDRKRLYSILGQIYGIYRKRKFDLGRLQIVLNMTWRLDSRTRIENAYRRLRKIEQFLMSNQSRTFRLTAGSMLGQIEYRMGNPDAAVKTFTKALEVYGKVDSLASASVRAGLVVPLSDTGRYHEAYKETEKYLLLPSTKRDVRRRLRPYLHMTTIAGIIGDYQSAEFTANKLLESALASNDAAAVAYHSFELGWLYLRSGRYNESRDRFRSAADSYQEMGNKIELAKTHMFLSLLLGWRGQIDIARNLIQRSAAILSEHSEPIDALDARQFALHIEYEAGAKVDVAEAVDIINDYVSRRSYLGAAFTASLLLLDGEYAVVDSIVTQDESFHAYCRDSGAIIGKALLLHLKSSKTAAKGGDNVQLAPMRETLLFYRKYGYFYHAANIANQLGELYRNLGKAQLARGFFAEAARLYTIVGNRVRTDIAKSQLDALDEAGNSVAARYKSMLEVSELLNSFEDYSTTTSKLLTFAVEQTGAERAALLLATEGGADLRIESAIDCDKISRDDILTMSKSVMKAVFDKNEALIVTDAQTNSITREYRSVIKHNIYSIACVPLMSAGGIIGVLYLDHHSLPSVFSEDEYKLVTAVANFIGVALSRARQYDLSRRQTHALELRGASNDAGVSFITKNASLAKLIDRLPQIADSRAAILLLGESGTGKDVLANIIHQKSPYHNGPLIPINCAGAAGEILESELFGIGKGIATGVIRREGKIQSADGGTLFLDEIGDMPIATQIKLLRVLETREVQMIGERQSRKVDFRLIAATNRDLVAMMANERFRSDLYYRINTVEIVLPPLRERIEDLELLIDHFTQIYCPGRRFKFTRSCWKLLNDYHWPGNVREVRHLVERLKIHSNSDVINESLLSSEILGAKPRPKETHLRSHVSDSEKALITKTLAECQGNQSETARRLGIPFSTLQRKIKNLKIRVPRKRR, encoded by the coding sequence TTGTTTCAGACGCTGCTTGCCCGCGATCAACAAAACAGCAAACCGGTAGTTCTCAAACGCCCTCAGCCCGATCGCGAAATTCCTCAAAGCGACTTAAGCAGTATTCTCCGCAGTAGCTTTGAAGCCACCCGCTATTGGAAACATCCCGGAATCTTGGTTCCGTTTGCGGGCTATGATCACGACGGCGCGTTCGAAATCGCATTGCGTTACATAAATGATGATCATCGCTCATCGCTGACATCTGACTTGCTGCTCCGACATGCCGAGGAGATCCTCCCGCAATTGTTTTCTGCCATCGATTTTATTCACTTAATGAGATTTGTCCACTGCGATCTGAAGCCCGAAAACATCTTTGTTGTTCGGTCCGATGGCAAGCTGCGCCTACTCATTACTGATCTTGATCTTGTTCGACCTATTGGATCCAAACCGCTCGGAAAGATCGTGGGTACGCGGCCTTTTATGGCGCCGGAGGTTCTCGAAGACGACATTTTTGTCGCCCAGTCGGACTATTATTCCTTGGGGGTAATTCTCTTTTTACTTTGCCACCGCGATCAATCTCTGCGAGAACGACTCTCCGGCGAGAGTGCGAAACAGGAGCTTGCCGGCATCACCGAGGCTGAATGTGATTTCGTTGATGACCTGAAATGGCTAGCGCCAGTAGTGTCCGAACTGCTTGTAAGACATTACCAGCTTCGACCACCGGCGCTGTTGCCGTTGCTCACGAAACTCAATCCCAGACTTTGGCCTGATCGCAGTACGCTGGAGCGCTCGCTATTTCTACATGATCTTCGCTCCAGCTATCGACGCTACTTGGCCGAAAATCCTCGTGGAAAGAGTTCTCCAGCCGATTTCGTCCGCTCCAATCAACGGCTCTTCGGCATACCGGACGAAATCCTATCAACGCTGGCCAAAGATCTTGGCTCCAAACCGAAAATTCAGTACCGACTCCTCAAGGAGGTAGCAGATAATTCTGCAATCGCAGTCAACGCCGGTAGATGGAACCTGCTTGTTCCGGTAGGGACTGCGCGTTTAACAGTCGAACAGCTATTAGTCGAATCAGGCGTCAACGTCACACTCGAAGTACAAAGTCTTTCACGCCGTGCGCTGCTTCGGCGTGCAATTAACCTGGAAACATCCGGCAACCTGTTGTTTGCAGCTCTTTGGCTGGAACGATTTCTTGACAGTCTTCCCGATCAGGAGAAATCTGCACTGGGCGTAGTGATACAGTTGAAGATTGCGCACCTTCTGCAGGTCGCCCGATTCTACGACGAAGCCGACTCACGGTATCGCGTACTACTGGAAGACAAGGAACTACTTCCACGATATCGCGCAGTTGCAATGCGCGGCCTGGTCGATCTGTACAGATTTTCGATTGATCGTAAGCGTCTCTATTCGATTCTCGGACAAATATACGGAATATACCGTAAACGGAAGTTCGACTTGGGGCGCCTACAAATTGTCCTCAACATGACTTGGCGACTCGATAGTAGAACTCGAATCGAGAATGCCTACCGGCGACTCCGCAAAATCGAGCAATTTCTTATGTCAAACCAATCACGGACATTTCGATTGACCGCGGGAAGTATGCTTGGCCAAATTGAATACCGAATGGGAAATCCGGATGCTGCCGTCAAAACATTTACTAAGGCACTGGAAGTATATGGCAAGGTTGATAGTCTTGCTTCTGCCTCGGTACGCGCCGGATTGGTCGTTCCATTGTCAGATACTGGTCGATATCACGAAGCATATAAGGAAACGGAAAAGTACCTTCTTCTTCCGTCGACTAAGCGAGATGTTCGTCGAAGGCTGCGCCCCTACCTGCATATGACGACTATTGCAGGGATTATTGGCGACTACCAGTCAGCTGAATTCACAGCCAACAAACTCTTGGAGTCGGCACTTGCAAGCAACGATGCGGCCGCAGTGGCATACCACTCGTTTGAGCTTGGATGGTTGTATCTTCGCAGCGGCAGATACAACGAGTCTCGCGACCGATTTCGATCGGCGGCCGACTCCTATCAGGAAATGGGCAACAAAATTGAACTCGCCAAGACTCACATGTTTCTGTCACTACTTCTTGGTTGGCGGGGGCAAATCGATATTGCGAGAAATCTCATTCAACGCTCTGCGGCGATCCTGTCCGAACACTCCGAGCCAATCGATGCACTCGACGCGCGGCAGTTCGCTCTTCACATTGAGTACGAGGCTGGAGCAAAGGTCGATGTCGCTGAAGCTGTCGACATTATCAACGACTACGTGTCGCGCCGGAGCTACCTGGGTGCTGCGTTTACTGCCAGTTTACTGCTGTTAGATGGAGAATACGCCGTCGTAGACTCCATTGTCACGCAAGACGAATCATTCCATGCCTATTGCCGCGATTCCGGCGCGATCATCGGCAAAGCGTTGCTTCTGCATCTTAAGTCCAGCAAGACCGCCGCCAAGGGGGGTGACAACGTCCAGCTCGCCCCGATGCGAGAGACTCTCCTTTTCTACCGCAAATACGGTTACTTCTATCATGCCGCCAATATTGCCAATCAGCTCGGCGAGCTATATCGCAACCTTGGAAAAGCCCAACTCGCACGCGGCTTTTTCGCAGAAGCTGCTCGACTATATACCATCGTCGGCAATCGTGTACGAACAGACATTGCAAAGTCTCAACTCGACGCTCTCGACGAAGCCGGCAACTCCGTGGCCGCCAGATATAAATCGATGCTGGAAGTCTCCGAATTGCTCAATTCGTTCGAGGACTATTCTACTACGACCAGCAAACTGCTGACCTTTGCGGTTGAACAGACGGGTGCGGAGCGCGCAGCGCTTCTGCTCGCAACCGAAGGCGGAGCCGATCTGCGTATCGAATCAGCAATCGACTGCGACAAGATCAGCCGCGACGACATTCTCACCATGAGTAAGAGTGTTATGAAAGCCGTTTTCGACAAGAACGAAGCTCTCATTGTCACCGACGCCCAAACCAACTCGATCACGCGCGAGTATCGAAGCGTCATCAAGCACAATATCTATTCAATCGCTTGTGTGCCGCTTATGTCCGCAGGGGGGATTATCGGCGTCTTGTATCTCGATCACCACAGCCTCCCCAGTGTGTTCTCCGAAGACGAGTACAAACTGGTCACTGCTGTCGCTAACTTCATCGGAGTCGCTTTGTCGCGTGCTCGCCAATACGACCTCTCTCGAAGACAAACTCACGCTCTCGAACTGCGCGGCGCCTCGAACGATGCCGGCGTCTCCTTCATCACCAAGAATGCCAGTCTTGCCAAGCTCATTGACCGTCTTCCCCAAATAGCAGATTCTCGCGCAGCTATTCTCCTGCTCGGCGAAAGCGGTACCGGCAAGGACGTTCTCGCAAACATCATCCACCAGAAGAGCCCTTATCATAACGGGCCACTGATTCCTATCAATTGCGCTGGTGCCGCTGGCGAAATACTCGAGAGCGAGCTCTTCGGTATCGGCAAAGGCATTGCTACTGGAGTGATTCGCCGTGAAGGCAAAATCCAGTCTGCCGATGGCGGTACATTGTTCTTAGATGAAATTGGCGATATGCCGATTGCAACACAGATTAAGTTGCTCCGTGTGCTCGAAACCAGGGAAGTGCAGATGATAGGCGAGCGCCAATCGCGTAAAGTCGACTTTCGTCTGATCGCGGCGACAAATCGTGACCTTGTTGCAATGATGGCTAACGAGCGATTTCGCTCAGATTTATATTATCGAATCAACACGGTCGAAATCGTTTTGCCGCCATTGCGCGAACGTATCGAGGATCTCGAACTTCTGATTGATCACTTCACGCAGATCTACTGCCCTGGCCGAAGATTCAAATTTACCCGTTCTTGCTGGAAACTTCTCAACGACTACCATTGGCCCGGCAATGTCCGCGAAGTGCGGCATCTCGTCGAGCGCCTCAAAATTCACAGCAACTCCGACGTCATCAACGAGTCGCTACTTTCCTCGGAAATACTCGGTGCAAAACCACGCCCGAAAGAGACTCACCTTCGGTCTCATGTCAGTGATTCGGAGAAGGCCCTCATCACAAAGACACTTGCGGAATGCCAGGGCAATCAATCAGAGACTGCTCGCCGCCTTGGAATTCCGTTCTCAACCCTTCAACGCAAAATCAAGAACCTCAAAATCAGAGTCCCGCGTAAACGCCGCTAG
- a CDS encoding HTH domain-containing protein: MAKIENLLMVLHLLMARRMVTLDLIVKECKVSQRTAFRYIGSLEAAGFPLERENSGYRLLSRTGALSTLSPSELSAVYLGVEMLESVLGAEQLEVFRRVKLKLESYVTAEVRQELNTLVQAVAKTDDSRTLREHLIISLLKVAQLQNLKVRLYHSDSTTGIQISEFNRPTLQFEKEWKLSTEIDSKRHLIRLADIVDIEFE, encoded by the coding sequence ATGGCAAAAATCGAAAATCTACTCATGGTCCTGCATCTACTGATGGCGCGTCGCATGGTGACGCTCGACCTCATCGTCAAGGAGTGCAAAGTCAGCCAACGTACCGCGTTTCGGTATATCGGTTCGCTGGAAGCCGCTGGATTCCCGCTCGAAAGGGAAAACTCCGGCTATCGCCTTCTGAGCCGAACTGGTGCCTTGTCAACGCTGTCACCATCAGAACTCAGCGCCGTCTATCTCGGCGTCGAGATGCTCGAATCAGTTCTCGGTGCTGAACAACTTGAGGTCTTTCGCCGCGTCAAACTCAAGCTTGAATCCTATGTAACCGCCGAAGTCCGGCAAGAACTCAACACGCTTGTACAAGCGGTCGCCAAGACCGATGATTCGCGTACTCTGCGGGAGCACTTGATAATCTCGCTGCTCAAAGTTGCGCAACTCCAAAATCTCAAAGTGCGACTATATCACTCAGATTCAACTACCGGAATCCAAATCTCCGAATTCAACCGCCCGACTTTGCAGTTCGAAAAAGAATGGAAACTCTCAACCGAAATCGACAGCAAACGCCATCTGATCAGACTCGCAGACATAGTCGATATCGAATTTGAATGA
- a CDS encoding VCBS repeat-containing protein has product MEYIFGKSATLGEFTGDSHIDYAIASRNSLIIFESDGDGTFSNPTAISVPDTAISLNSADFNLDGRDDLALGTKRGLKIYRQTGKQTFVPVATYPQDYGSVDLDITNSGSDFNSDGKFDLCIASPSVGGAKSKMMIYYGNGDGTFNQTEIREINGQILATCVGDFNNDTELDIAFVNGSSRYVGIIFGDGNGNFDSEIRYQSRI; this is encoded by the coding sequence ATGGAGTACATATTTGGCAAAAGCGCTACGCTCGGCGAATTCACCGGCGATAGCCATATCGACTACGCCATCGCCTCCCGAAATTCACTGATCATTTTCGAATCGGATGGTGACGGCACATTCTCGAACCCGACAGCAATTTCCGTTCCCGACACCGCGATCTCACTCAACTCTGCTGACTTCAACTTAGACGGTCGCGATGATCTCGCGCTCGGCACAAAGCGGGGTCTGAAAATCTATCGCCAGACCGGCAAGCAGACATTTGTCCCAGTCGCCACCTATCCGCAAGACTATGGCTCCGTCGATCTTGATATCACCAACTCCGGCAGCGATTTCAACAGCGACGGCAAATTCGACCTCTGCATTGCCTCGCCCTCGGTTGGCGGCGCCAAGAGCAAGATGATGATCTACTACGGCAACGGCGACGGCACCTTCAATCAGACTGAGATTCGCGAAATCAATGGTCAAATCCTCGCTACTTGCGTCGGTGATTTCAACAATGACACTGAACTTGACATCGCCTTCGTCAACGGTTCGTCGCGTTACGTTGGGATCATCTTCGGCGATGGCAATGGCAATTTCGATAGCGAAATCAGGTATCAATCCCGGATTTGA
- a CDS encoding T9SS type A sorting domain-containing protein, which yields MTDVSNSIPAASMYKRDLNNNDLLDGYACLGVVESGEYIIKALPKPDQPTTTTFSLEYSFSGHHFSLAKNCPMREGGFEFGVPLDANAVEPQPGSFVNATIGSFQWQGSGQFNFQLATDILFENIVHQQTVSGNNLPFSSDLGYPDTTAYFWRVKPTTQSEFGKLYSFSVTGTATDVEDAPGSILPLSFSLAQNYPNPFNPTTRIEFELPRSEKATIRVTNVLGETVATLLDEVLTAGRHVVEWRGTDRSGKAVPSGVYFYSLKAGEFSDVRKMILLK from the coding sequence TTGACTGATGTTTCCAACTCGATCCCAGCCGCATCAATGTACAAACGCGATCTCAACAACAATGACTTGCTCGATGGCTACGCTTGCCTCGGCGTCGTCGAGAGCGGCGAGTACATCATCAAAGCGCTTCCCAAACCCGACCAACCGACGACCACAACTTTCAGTCTCGAATACTCCTTCAGTGGACATCATTTCAGCCTGGCAAAGAACTGCCCGATGCGTGAAGGCGGCTTTGAATTCGGTGTCCCGCTCGATGCCAATGCCGTCGAACCGCAGCCGGGAAGTTTTGTCAACGCTACGATCGGCAGTTTCCAGTGGCAGGGAAGTGGCCAGTTTAATTTCCAATTGGCGACTGACATTCTTTTCGAGAACATCGTGCATCAACAGACCGTCTCGGGCAACAACCTGCCATTCTCAAGCGATCTCGGTTACCCCGATACAACCGCATACTTCTGGCGCGTGAAACCAACCACCCAATCAGAGTTTGGCAAATTGTACTCCTTCAGCGTGACCGGCACAGCGACCGATGTCGAAGACGCACCCGGCTCAATACTGCCATTGTCGTTTTCGTTAGCGCAGAACTATCCCAATCCATTCAATCCGACAACCCGGATAGAGTTTGAACTACCGCGCTCCGAGAAAGCGACTATTCGCGTTACCAACGTCCTTGGCGAGACTGTGGCTACGCTTCTGGATGAAGTCTTAACCGCAGGCCGCCATGTTGTCGAATGGCGCGGTACCGACCGCTCCGGCAAAGCTGTGCCGTCAGGCGTCTATTTCTATTCTCTGAAAGCCGGAGAATTTTCTGATGTGCGGAAGATGATTCTGCTGAAGTAA
- a CDS encoding CIA30 family protein, translating to MKLTIAVITLSLAFASATSLAADSVKTIVPKPKIVDFEVKKTPMEFYWIGVSDTMMQGKSTVTATIAADGAAGSKQSLKFIGSIVVGTNPYIMFAGVATRFEGEKANYDVTSYTGIKFWAKGDGNTYRIDLPTAAVTDYMFHYAPFTPPTGEWKEYKVPFADLKQMPYGKKVVWTGTDVQGVQFFPVGGPIEKFTLQVDEIEFYK from the coding sequence ATGAAATTGACTATCGCTGTGATTACTCTGTCGCTGGCATTCGCGAGTGCGACTTCCCTTGCGGCGGACTCGGTGAAAACGATTGTGCCGAAGCCGAAGATTGTGGACTTCGAGGTGAAGAAGACACCGATGGAATTTTATTGGATCGGTGTTTCGGATACGATGATGCAGGGCAAGTCCACCGTTACCGCAACGATAGCCGCTGATGGCGCCGCCGGAAGCAAGCAGTCGCTCAAGTTTATCGGAAGTATCGTGGTCGGGACAAATCCGTATATCATGTTCGCCGGTGTCGCAACGCGATTTGAGGGCGAGAAGGCCAACTATGATGTGACCTCGTACACGGGTATCAAATTCTGGGCGAAAGGCGACGGCAACACGTACAGGATTGATCTTCCGACAGCGGCGGTGACTGACTACATGTTCCACTACGCGCCGTTCACTCCACCGACCGGCGAATGGAAAGAGTACAAGGTGCCCTTTGCGGACTTGAAGCAGATGCCATACGGCAAGAAGGTCGTCTGGACAGGGACGGATGTTCAGGGTGTGCAGTTCTTCCCGGTAGGCGGGCCGATAGAGAAGTTTACGCTTCAGGTGGACGAGATAGAGTTTTACAAATAG
- a CDS encoding lmo0937 family membrane protein, translating into MLWTIAVILVILWLLGIVSSYTIGGFIHILLALAIIVILLRIISGRKPL; encoded by the coding sequence ATGCTCTGGACCATCGCAGTAATTCTGGTAATCTTGTGGTTGCTCGGAATCGTCAGCAGCTACACGATCGGCGGGTTCATCCACATTCTGCTTGCACTCGCGATCATAGTGATTCTGTTGCGCATCATCTCGGGACGCAAACCGCTCTGA
- a CDS encoding DUF3185 domain-containing protein, whose translation MKGQTMKPLTTIGLILIVAGVIGLAYGGITYTKKDKVIDAGPVEVQVDNDKRIPIPPVAGGASLVAGVALIIFGRLRS comes from the coding sequence ATGAAAGGACAAACCATGAAGCCCCTCACCACAATCGGATTGATTTTGATAGTTGCCGGCGTCATTGGCCTTGCTTACGGTGGAATCACCTACACCAAAAAAGACAAGGTCATCGATGCCGGCCCTGTCGAAGTCCAGGTCGACAACGACAAACGCATCCCGATTCCACCGGTCGCCGGTGGCGCGTCTCTGGTCGCCGGAGTCGCGCTGATAATCTTCGGCCGTCTCCGAAGCTGA